The window AGCTGAACGTGCAGAACCTGACCGACAAGGAATACGTCGGCACCTGCAATTCGGGCGACTGGTGCTACTACGGCTATCCGCGCACCGTCACCGCCACCGTGCGTTACGCCTGGTAACGCCACGGCGCCGCATGGACGTCGTGCGGGCCGCTCGCCGCGGTGCCGGTGATGGGCATTACCCTGGCCCGCACGTTCCCGTGGCGCAGCAAACGATGAAGACGACCAAGTGCAGGGCGACGATGCGATGGCGTGGATGAGCATGGCGGCCGCGCTCGCGGCCTGGGCGTCGGCGGCGGGCCTGTACGCCGGCTCGCGCCATTGCCGCTGGCCAAGCTGGCGGCGCATCGGGCGGGTGGGCACGTGGCTCGGGCTGCTGCTGGCGGTGGTCGCGCTGGCGCTGTGGATGCGCGCGCTGGGCGCGGGCGCCGGGCTTTGCGCGATGCTCGGCTCGTGGATGCTCGCCTTGATGGCATTGCCGTACATGGCGGGCATGCGCGTCGGCGGCAACGCGGGGAGCGACGCCTGATGTGGGCGCGCGCCACCGCCGGCATCGTGCCCGGCTTCTTCCTGTCCGCGGCCATCGTGGGCCTGGCCAGCTGGCTGCTGCCCGGGCCCTGGCAGTCCACGCTGGTGCTGGGCGGGCTGGCGTTCTTCCCGGTCTGGGTGGGCGTGTTCTGCCTCGGCTTCCTGTTCCGCAGCGGCGCGCGCGCCTGGCTGGCCTACAGCCTGCTGGCGGCCGCGGGACTGGCGGGGCTGGCGCTGCTGCGCCATCTCCAGTGGGTGCAGTAGGAGCCTTCCGGTGAAACTGAAATCCTCCACCCTGCGCACCTTCACCGCGCTGCATACCTGGGTCGGCCTGGTCGCGGGATTCGCGCTGTTCGTCGCCTTCTACGCCGGCGCGATCACCGTCTTCCACCACGACCTGATGGTCTGGCAGTCGCCGCATGCAGTGGAGCAGCCGGTCGGCACCCTGGAGGATGCGCAATACCTGCTCGACGAGACGCTCAAGCGCCATCCCGAGGCACGCAACTGGGTCGGCATGCTGTTCCCGGGCGAGGAATCCGCGCAGCCGCTCGCGTACTGGCCCGACGCGCAGGGCCGCTGGCACTACGCCACGCCCGACGATCTGCAGGGCGGCGCCGAACCGCCCTCGGCCGCGCTGTCCGAACTGGTCAACGCGCTGCATTTCTCGCTGGGCCTGCCGGTGGCGGGCCTCTACCTGATGGGCATCGTCAGCCTGCTGTACGGCGTGGCGCTGGTGTCGGGCGTCGTGATCCACCTGCCCAAGCTCGTCGAGGACCTGTTCGCGCTGCGACCGGGCCGCAACCTCAAGCGCTTCTGGCAGGACGCGCACAACGTCATCGGCGTGCTCAGCCTGCCGATGCACGTGATGTTCGCCGCCACCGGCGCGCTGCTCTGCCTGGCGACGGTGGTGGCGCTCGCGCTCAATCCGCTGATCTACGGCGGCAAGCTGGCGGAGGCGATGCCCGCCGCGCTGGACACCGCGCCGCAGATGGCGGCGGCGGGCACGCCGGCGTCGCCGGGCGGCCTGGCGATGTGGCGCGCACGCGCGCAGGAAGAAGCCCGCAAGCGGGGACTGGACGCCTTCGAGCCCACCTACCTGAAGCTGACCCATGCCGGCGACGCGAACGCGCTGGTCGAGATCACCGGCGAAGTCCCGCGCACGCTGGGCTCGCTGGGCGCCGTGGCCCTGAACGCGAACACCGGGGAAGTCGTCGCCAGCCAGCTGCCCGGCCATCGCGACATCAACCATGCCACCCTGTCGATCGCCTACCGGCTGCACTTCGGCGAATACGGCAACGCATGGGTGCGGTGGCTCTATTTCCTGCTCGGCATCGGCGGCGCCTTCCTGTTCTTTTCCGGCAACCTGCTGTGGATCGAATCGCGCCGCAAGCGGCGGCAACCCGAGCAGGGCAAGCCGCAGGTGTGGATGGCGAAGGCGACCGTCGGCTTCTGCATCGGCGCGTGCGTGGCGATCTCGACGGCCTTCGTCGCCGCGCAGGTACTGGAATCGCACGGCGCGGCCTGGGGAATGGACACGGCCACCGGCCTCAACGTCGCCTGTTTCGGCAGCTGGGCCGCCTGCCTGGCATGGGCGGCGGTGCGTCCGCCGATCCGCG is drawn from Thermomonas brevis and contains these coding sequences:
- a CDS encoding PepSY-associated TM helix domain-containing protein gives rise to the protein MKLKSSTLRTFTALHTWVGLVAGFALFVAFYAGAITVFHHDLMVWQSPHAVEQPVGTLEDAQYLLDETLKRHPEARNWVGMLFPGEESAQPLAYWPDAQGRWHYATPDDLQGGAEPPSAALSELVNALHFSLGLPVAGLYLMGIVSLLYGVALVSGVVIHLPKLVEDLFALRPGRNLKRFWQDAHNVIGVLSLPMHVMFAATGALLCLATVVALALNPLIYGGKLAEAMPAALDTAPQMAAAGTPASPGGLAMWRARAQEEARKRGLDAFEPTYLKLTHAGDANALVEITGEVPRTLGSLGAVALNANTGEVVASQLPGHRDINHATLSIAYRLHFGEYGNAWVRWLYFLLGIGGAFLFFSGNLLWIESRRKRRQPEQGKPQVWMAKATVGFCIGACVAISTAFVAAQVLESHGAAWGMDTATGLNVACFGSWAACLAWAAVRPPIRAAIELLWAAAIVTALVPLAHGAMTGAWLWRSAAAGHTALFAIDAGALAMAAGFAWLAWLTGRRSRTGERNSVWALPAGI